In the genome of Vicia villosa cultivar HV-30 ecotype Madison, WI linkage group LG7, Vvil1.0, whole genome shotgun sequence, one region contains:
- the LOC131615947 gene encoding calmodulin yields MADQLTDEQISEFKEAFSLFDKDGDGCITTKELGTVMRSLGQNPTEAELQDMINEVDADGNGTIDFPEFLNLMARKMKDTDSEEELKEAFRVFDKDQNGFISAAELRHVMTNLGEKLTDEEVDEMIREADVDGDGQINYEEFVKVMMAK; encoded by the exons ATGGCCGATCAACTCACCGACGAACAGATCTCTGAGTTCAAGGAAGCTTTCAGTCTATTCGACAAGGATGGCGATG GTTGCATTACTACCAAGGAGCTCGGGACTGTTATGCGGTCACTTGGCCAGAACCCAACTGAGGCGGAGTTGCAGGACATGATAAACGAGGTTGATGCTGATGGAAACGGTACCATTGATTTCCCTGAATTCCTCAACCTGATGGCCCGCAAGATGAAGGATACTGATTCTGAGGAAGAGCTTAAGGAAGCTTTCCGTGTGTTCGACAAGGATCAGAATGGTTTCATCTCTGCAGCTGAGCTCCGTCATGTCATGACAAATCTCGGCGAGAAGCTGACTGATGAAGAGGTTGACGAGATGATCCGCGAAGCTGATGTTGATGGTGATGGTCAGATCAACTATGAGGAGTTTGTCAAAGTCATGATGGCTAAGTGA
- the LOC131615945 gene encoding protein TRIGALACTOSYLDIACYLGLYCEROL 2, chloroplastic-like yields the protein MVGSPAIHVSSLPTSVSSCMMISLPSNSLKFMPLSFRNRKKINKIRATSADGSNVKQSYNSEAKNPLAAVFDIPRRIWKQTLGPLSDFGFGRKSVWEGGVGLFLVSGTILFVLSMAWLRAFQINSKFRKYTAVFEFAQASGISTGTPVRIRGVTVGNVTRVNPSLRCIEAVVEIEDDKTIIPRNSFVEVNQSGLLMETKIDINPRDPIPTPLVGPLHEECAKEGLIVCDREKIKGHQGVSLDELVGIYTRLGRDVEGIGVVNSYALAERVFAVMEEARPLLTQMKAMALDVQPLLAEIRDSGLLKEVESLTQSLTEASNDLRRVHSSIMTPENTELIQKSVHTLIFTLKNIENITSDMLGFTGDESTKKSLKILIKNLSRLL from the exons ATGGTTGGGAGCCCTGCAATCCATGTCTCATCATTGCCAACTTCTGTTTCTTCATGTATGATGATATCTCTACCAAGCAACTCATTGAAGTTCATGCCGCTTTCTTTTCGAAATCGGAAGAAAATCAACAAGATTAGAGCTACATCTGCTGATGGAAGTAATGTCAAACAGTCGTATAATTCAGAAGCAAAGAATCCACTTGCGGCTGTGTTTGACATTCCTCGACGTATTTGGAAGCAAACGTTGGGTCCATTAAGTGATTTCGGGTTCGGGCGCAAGAGCGTTTGGGAAGGTGGTGTTGGACTGTTTTTGGTATCGGGTACGATACTATTTGTGCTTAGTATGGCTTGGTTAAGGGCGTTTCAAATAAATTCCAAATTCAGGAAGTACACGGCAGTTTTCGAGTTTGCTCAGGCTTCTGGTATAAGCACTGGTACGCCTGTGAGAATCAGAGGGGTCACTGTTGGCAATGTCACTCGCGTGAATCCTTCCTTGAGATGTATTGAGGCGGTTGTTGAG ATAGAAGACGATAAAACAATTATTCCAAGGAACTCGTTTGTTGAGGTTAACCAGTCAGGTCTTCTGATGGAAACTAAAATTGACATCAATCCTCGTGATCCAATTCCAACACCTTTGGTTGGTCCTCTTCACGAAGAATGTGCTAAAGAAGGTCTCATTGTGTGTGATAGAGAAAAGATCAAGGGTCACCAAGGAGTAAGTTTGGACGAATTGGTGGGAATATACACCCGTCTGGGACGAGATGTTGAGGGAATCGGTGTCGTCAACAGTTACGCGTTGGCTGAACGTGTTTTTGCTGTTATGGAAGAAGCAAGACCACTTCTTACACAG ATGAAAGCCATGGCTCTAGATGTTCAACCATTGTTGGCTGAAATCCGTGATAGCGGCCTGTTGAAGGAAGTTGAAAGTTTGACCCAAAGCCTTACCGAAGCTTCTAATGATTTGAG AAGGGTGCATTCATCTATTATGACCCCTGAGAACACTGAACTGATCCAGAAGTCCGTACACACGCTTATATTCACCTTGAAGAATATTGAG AATATTACCTCTGATATGCTAGGTTTTACCGGCGATGAAagtaccaaaaagagtttgaaaaTACTTATCAAGAATCTCAGCAGGTTATTGTAA
- the LOC131615946 gene encoding oligoribonuclease, whose amino-acid sequence MKLRLFTLKLPHKNFNTKKLICSQKMENLANSFSVLELDADDSNIQPLSLPPSSSNGKKANGKALQMIKEKQIPAAYLPEFRLPLVWIDLEMTGLNIEVDRILEIACIITDGNLTKSVEGPDLVIHQTKECLDAMGEWCQSHHAASGLTKMVLESTISEREAEKQVIEFVKKHIGGTYAPLLAGNSIYVDFQYLKKYMPELAGIFSHVVVDVSSISALCIRWYPKDQKRAPSKEKRHRALDDIRESIEELRYYKENIFKPKIKK is encoded by the exons ATGAAATTACGACTTTTCACTTTAAAACTTCCCCATAAAAACTTCAACACAAAGAAACTAATTTGTAGCCAAAAAATGGAAAACCTTGCGAACTCTTTCTCGGTGTTGGAACTCGACGCTGATGATAGCAACATTCAACCACTTTCTCTTCCTCCCA GTAGTAGTAATGGAAAGAAAGCTAATGGAAAAGCTTTACAAATGATCAAGGAGAAACAAATTCCAGCGGCTTATTTGCCTGAATTCAGGTTACCTCTTGTCTGGATTGACTTGGAAATGACTG GTTTGAATATTGAAGTGGATAGAATACTGGAGATTGCTTGTATAATTACAGATGGAAATTTAACCAAATCGGTGGAG GGTCCTGATTTGGTCATACATCAAACTAAGGAGTGCCTTGACGCAATGGGAGAATGGTGTCAAAGTCATCATGCAGCTAGTG GGTTAACAAAAATGGTGCTTGAAAGTACAATTAGTGAAAGGGAAGCTGAAAAGCAG GTTATTGAATTCGTTAAGAAACATATTGGTGGTACATACGCACCTCTTTTAGCAGGAAATTCAATATATGTTGATTTTCAATATCTTAAG AAATACATGCCAGAATTGGCTGGGATCTTCTCTCATGTGGTCGTTGATGTTAGTAGTATTTCAGCACTTTGCATTCGTTGGTATCCTAAAG ATCAGAAGAGAGCaccttcaaaagaaaaaaggcaCAGAGCCCTGGATGATATTAGAGAAAGCATTGAGGAACTTAGATACTACAAGGAAAACATTTTCAAGCCAAAGATCAAGAAATGA
- the LOC131617864 gene encoding putative pectinesterase 10, with the protein MTLSSEHKSTIMGLLHRPMFFNLILFIGYYFCFGRAIDCGGNKIAQTIIVDQQGKGTFTKIQPAIDSVKMNNDRWIKIHLNPGTYVESIYIPDGKPCIILEGSDRRTTKITYGDSSATTTFFSKPPNMVFSGITFENTHGTERPAIAAKFNGDKVAIFNCDFLGYQDTLFDASGIHYYKNCYIRGEVDFIWGESRSYYEDCVIDARQDTSRPTGFITAQRRNSPNDQGGFVFKGGKIDGVGKVLLGRAYGPYPRVIFWNMDISSVVLPLGWDPWQYKGQENNFIFAEVGCTGPGSNTQGRVNWEKKPNEININEYSLQSFINQDGWLSNLPPISM; encoded by the exons ATGACACTATCTAGTGAACACAAATCAACTATAATGGGGTTACTTCATAGGCCAATGTTTTTCAATTTGATCCTATTCATtggttattatttttgttttggcaGAGCCATTGATTGTGGTGGAAATAAAATTGCTCAAACCATTATTGTTGATCAACAAGGAAAAGGAACATTCACAAAGATTCAACCTGCCATTGATTCTGTTAAAATGAACAATGATCGATGGATTAAAATTCACTTAAATCCTGGAACATATGT AGAAAGTATTTATATTCCTGATGGTAAGCCATGTATCATTTTAGAAGGATCTGATAGAAGAACCACAAAAATTACATATGGTGATAGCAGTGCAACAACAACATTCTTTTCCAAACCACCTAATATGGTTTTTAGTGGTATTACATTTGAG AATACACATGGAACTGAAAGACCTGCAATAGCGGCTAAGTTTAATGGTGATAAAGTAGCTATCTTTAATTGTGATTTTTTGGGTTATCAAGACACTTTATTTGACGCATCAGGGATTCATTATTATAAGAATTGTTATATTCGAGGTGAAGTTGATTTTATTTGGGGTGAAAGTCGGTCTTATTACGag GATTGTGTGATAGACGCAAGACAAGATACTTCTAGACCTACGGGCTTTATCACAGCCCAACGTAGAAATTCACCAAATGATCAAGGTGGTTTTGTTTTTAAAGGAGGGAAAATTGATGGAGTTGGTAAAGTTCTTTTAGGAAGAGCATATGGTCCTTATCCAAGAGTTATATTTTGGAACATGGACATTTCTTCAGTGGTACTTCCCCTGGGATGGGATCCTTGGCAATATAAAGGCCAAGA AAACAACTTTATTTTTGCGGAAGTTGGTTGTACGGGACCAGGATCCAATACTCAAGGGCGTGTCAATTGGGAGAAGAAACctaatgaaataaatataaatgaataTTCTTTACAATCTTTCATaaatcaagatggatggctctcCAACTTACCTCCTATATCTATGTAA